From the genome of Nicotiana sylvestris chromosome 2, ASM39365v2, whole genome shotgun sequence, one region includes:
- the LOC104230381 gene encoding uncharacterized protein isoform X1: protein MENMSEEKGFKEICVSDHINGLQYASTKSDSFVVDMERFSHIIEKDINSNSRITLQRNLSRKGSFRSGERKTYSNAANEKDTNFTASSPRASLLGGGISTPEKPMASTIVGTTDQPTPQTHNQITIVAGHGGATATESKISGRRFSFRRTSSTSNWSIDPRRILLFFATLSSMGTILLIYFTLSIAKLNGEDSALNG, encoded by the exons ATG GAGAATATGAGTGAAGAAAAGGGGTTTAAGGAAATTTGTGTTTCTGATCATATAAATGGATTGCAGTACGCAAGCACAAAATCAGATAGCTTTGTTGTGGACATGGAACGTTTTTCTCATATCATAGAGAAAGATATAAATTCCAATTCAAGAATTACt TTGCAGAGAAACCTTTCAAGGAAAGgatcatttcgaagcggcgagaGGAAAACATATTCAAATGCTGCCAATGAGAAAGACACTAATTTCACGGCAAGTTCCCCTAGAG CTTCATTGCTAGGAGGAGGTATTAGCACGCCAGAAAAGCCCATGGCATCGACTATTGTGGGAACTACTGATCAACCTACCCCACAAACCCATAATCAGATCACTATAGTGGCCGGCCATGGCGGCGCCACCGCCACCGAAAGCAAGATTAGTGGGAGGAGATTCAGTTTCCGACGCACTTCTTCCACTTCTAATTGGTCCATTGATCCTAGGAGGATCCTTCTCTTCTTTGCTACCTT GTCAAGTATGGGAACAATACTATTGATCTATTTTACATTATCCATAGCCAAGCTCAATGGAGAAGACAGTGCTCTTAATGGATGA
- the LOC104230381 gene encoding uncharacterized protein isoform X2, producing MENMSEEKGFKEICVSDHINGLQYASTKSDSFVVDMERFSHIIEKDINSNSRITRNLSRKGSFRSGERKTYSNAANEKDTNFTASSPRASLLGGGISTPEKPMASTIVGTTDQPTPQTHNQITIVAGHGGATATESKISGRRFSFRRTSSTSNWSIDPRRILLFFATLSSMGTILLIYFTLSIAKLNGEDSALNG from the exons ATG GAGAATATGAGTGAAGAAAAGGGGTTTAAGGAAATTTGTGTTTCTGATCATATAAATGGATTGCAGTACGCAAGCACAAAATCAGATAGCTTTGTTGTGGACATGGAACGTTTTTCTCATATCATAGAGAAAGATATAAATTCCAATTCAAGAATTACt AGAAACCTTTCAAGGAAAGgatcatttcgaagcggcgagaGGAAAACATATTCAAATGCTGCCAATGAGAAAGACACTAATTTCACGGCAAGTTCCCCTAGAG CTTCATTGCTAGGAGGAGGTATTAGCACGCCAGAAAAGCCCATGGCATCGACTATTGTGGGAACTACTGATCAACCTACCCCACAAACCCATAATCAGATCACTATAGTGGCCGGCCATGGCGGCGCCACCGCCACCGAAAGCAAGATTAGTGGGAGGAGATTCAGTTTCCGACGCACTTCTTCCACTTCTAATTGGTCCATTGATCCTAGGAGGATCCTTCTCTTCTTTGCTACCTT GTCAAGTATGGGAACAATACTATTGATCTATTTTACATTATCCATAGCCAAGCTCAATGGAGAAGACAGTGCTCTTAATGGATGA